The following proteins are encoded in a genomic region of Cyclonatronum proteinivorum:
- a CDS encoding pyridoxal-phosphate dependent enzyme — MSKGDISVFAPERDVLKAASRRIQSSIRRTPVQTSSWFNARYGTELFFKCENFQVTGSFKARGAAHAVLSLSDSAARKGVATHSSGNHAAALARAAGLRNIPAYIVMPENAPKVKIEAVKTYGGIIRFCEPTLEARETGLQQLVEETSATFIPPFNHTDIILGQASAALELLEDVPDLDVIIAPVGGGGLLSGTALAAKRINPGITVYGAEPEQANDAFLSLRAGHIIPAQPDTIADGLRTSLGDITFGVIRRFCDEILTVPEDAIITSMRDVWERMKIIIEPSCSVPVAAIGLYPDLFAGKKTGVILTGGNVDLDKLPWM, encoded by the coding sequence ATGAGTAAAGGGGATATCAGCGTTTTCGCGCCTGAGCGGGATGTTCTTAAAGCGGCTTCCCGCAGGATTCAGTCAAGCATCCGCCGAACACCGGTTCAAACAAGCAGCTGGTTTAATGCACGCTACGGCACAGAGCTGTTTTTTAAATGCGAGAACTTTCAGGTGACCGGCTCCTTTAAAGCCCGCGGAGCCGCACATGCTGTGCTTTCCCTATCTGATTCGGCGGCCCGGAAAGGGGTTGCCACGCACTCCTCAGGAAATCATGCAGCAGCACTTGCCCGGGCAGCGGGGTTACGAAACATTCCTGCATATATCGTGATGCCGGAAAACGCGCCCAAGGTTAAGATTGAAGCCGTAAAAACCTATGGCGGTATTATCCGGTTTTGCGAACCTACCCTTGAAGCACGTGAAACCGGACTGCAGCAGCTTGTAGAAGAAACCAGCGCGACTTTTATCCCGCCCTTCAATCATACAGATATCATTCTGGGGCAGGCATCCGCGGCGCTGGAGCTGCTGGAAGACGTGCCCGACCTCGATGTCATCATCGCGCCTGTAGGCGGAGGCGGGCTGCTGTCAGGGACCGCGCTCGCCGCGAAGCGCATCAATCCTGGAATTACGGTGTACGGGGCTGAGCCTGAGCAGGCCAATGATGCCTTTCTTTCTCTGAGAGCCGGTCACATCATTCCCGCGCAGCCCGACACCATTGCCGACGGCCTGCGCACCTCGCTGGGTGACATCACCTTTGGTGTTATCCGTCGCTTTTGTGACGAAATTCTCACCGTCCCTGAGGACGCCATTATCACATCCATGCGGGATGTTTGGGAGCGTATGAAAATTATCATTGAGCCATCCTGCAGCGTACCGGTCGCAGCCATTGGCCTTTATCCGGATCTTTTTGCCGGAAAGAAAACCGGCGTTATTCTGACGGGAGGCAATGTGGATCTCGACAAGCTCCCGTGGATGTGA
- the hemN gene encoding oxygen-independent coproporphyrinogen III oxidase, giving the protein MSANARLIKKYNVPGPRYTSYPTAVQFDAIEPVTLGSYLKERNTSPREISLYLHLPFCASLCWYCGCTTVITKKKSAADEYLDYVEKEMQYYAALLHPKHVVRQVHYGGGTPTFLTPDQLRRLGRMLHTHFNIELKAEFGVELDPRTFTREHLEAMMAFGMNRASIGFQDVNHEVQEAIHRIQPMEMVQECMDTLREAGISSVNLDVIYGLPMQNRERFAKTLDAIKTLNPDRVAMYSYAHVPWIKPAQKLLEDKQLPDADLKLQLLLDGIAFMEQNGFEHIGMDHFAKPNDELSVALRDRTLQRNFQGYSTMNGLDLYALGMSSISSVGEYYFQNEKELADWKSAIDTRGNAWVRGLRLTREDELRRSVIMQLMCSRNLNFRDLWDTWYINGKEYFREELRRLRPLEEDGIVSITQEGIRIHAKGRHYLRNIAMIFDAYMPQHKEKPVFSKTI; this is encoded by the coding sequence ATGTCTGCTAACGCCCGACTCATTAAAAAATACAATGTTCCCGGTCCGCGCTACACCTCGTATCCGACCGCGGTGCAGTTCGACGCCATTGAACCCGTCACCCTCGGAAGTTATCTCAAAGAGCGCAACACCTCTCCCCGGGAGATTTCCCTCTACCTGCACTTACCGTTTTGCGCCTCCCTGTGCTGGTACTGTGGCTGTACGACCGTCATCACCAAAAAGAAATCTGCGGCAGACGAGTACCTCGATTATGTCGAAAAAGAAATGCAGTACTATGCCGCCCTGCTTCACCCCAAGCACGTGGTCCGGCAGGTTCACTACGGCGGGGGCACGCCCACTTTCCTCACGCCCGATCAGCTGCGCCGCCTCGGGCGTATGCTTCACACCCATTTCAACATCGAACTGAAGGCCGAATTCGGCGTCGAGCTCGATCCGCGCACCTTCACAAGGGAGCACCTCGAAGCCATGATGGCATTTGGCATGAACCGTGCCTCCATCGGATTTCAGGATGTGAACCATGAAGTTCAGGAAGCCATACACCGCATTCAGCCCATGGAAATGGTGCAGGAATGCATGGATACGCTCCGGGAAGCCGGTATCTCATCGGTGAACCTCGATGTGATTTACGGCCTGCCCATGCAGAACCGCGAGCGCTTCGCAAAAACACTGGACGCCATCAAAACCCTGAATCCCGACCGCGTTGCCATGTACAGCTATGCACACGTACCTTGGATTAAGCCGGCTCAGAAGCTGCTCGAAGACAAACAACTGCCCGACGCAGACCTCAAGCTGCAGCTACTGCTTGACGGCATCGCCTTTATGGAACAAAACGGCTTTGAGCACATCGGCATGGATCACTTTGCCAAGCCCAACGACGAGCTCAGCGTCGCCCTGCGCGACCGCACGCTTCAGCGTAACTTCCAGGGCTACAGCACCATGAACGGCCTCGACCTGTACGCGCTCGGCATGTCGAGCATCAGCTCGGTCGGCGAGTACTATTTCCAAAACGAAAAAGAGCTGGCTGACTGGAAATCCGCCATTGATACCCGCGGCAATGCGTGGGTACGGGGACTGCGCCTCACCCGCGAAGACGAGCTTCGCCGCAGCGTAATCATGCAGCTGATGTGCAGCCGCAACCTCAACTTCCGCGATTTGTGGGATACCTGGTACATCAACGGCAAAGAGTACTTCCGTGAAGAGCTGCGCCGCCTCAGGCCTCTTGAAGAAGACGGCATCGTGAGCATCACACAGGAAGGCATCCGCATCCACGCCAAAGGCCGGCATTACCTGCGCAATATTGCAATGATTTTCGACGCCTACATGCCGCAGCACAAGGAAAAACCGGTCTTCTCCAAAACCATTTGA
- a CDS encoding alpha-amylase family glycosyl hydrolase has product MPFFYRFFFPALFALLFFAQTVTAQQTQVTFSVNMNHQVTLGNFDPDLNFVDVAGTFNGWGGTPRVLADPEGDGIYSLTIDGFSPGQTIQFKFRIDGAWDGREEFPGGGANRNYTVTSGPNEILVWYNDELPPDGPPVAGFTPQSVSIFENGAVSFSDLSGGEVTEWEWHFEGGVPASSQQRNPVISYPQAGSYGVTLIARHQDLADTLSLTDVVQVQVRETTATHWWNHTVFYEMFARSFFDSSGDGTGDFQGMIEKLDYLNDGDPESGESLGITGIWLMPIHPSPNYHGYDVLDYTSVSSDFGSMETFRTFVEEAQARGIRVIIDFVLNHTSSQHPWFINSRNNVPGYRDYYRWSATHPGYNGPWGQPVWHQHGGWFYYGLFWGGMPDVNFHNEEVKEKLFQAADFWLSDVGIDGFRLDAVTYIFEDGSQLEHTEETFAFWAEFNERVKSNNPEAVTVGEAWTSTENIIPYVTNDRLDIAFEFDLASAILNAARNGDARPLRSQMQKVHNSYPYLQYATFLTNHDQNRVMNELGDDWNKARTAASIYLTLPGVPFLYYGEEIGMRGAKPDPQIRTPMQWTDGPNAGFTTGTPWINLNPDYHIRNVAVQAEDPNSLLNWYQRLIQVRNQEIALRIGDYQPAEVSRNALFGFVRTYEEDQLLIAVNTGSGAVTEAAFGMPGISLQPGTWEVDELLSGNTLTVTVEAGNRVIIPALAAHGAMVLRIGGMVPVSTAPTGELPRQMQLHQNYPNPFNPITQIRFELAEASEVFLSVYNLQGQRVATLANGLHQSGIHQLAFDGSALASGLYLYRLTAAGQQLTRKMMLIK; this is encoded by the coding sequence ATGCCTTTTTTCTACCGTTTCTTTTTCCCGGCGCTTTTCGCGCTGCTGTTCTTTGCACAAACCGTCACAGCGCAGCAAACACAGGTCACCTTTTCGGTGAACATGAATCATCAGGTCACGCTCGGCAATTTCGATCCGGACCTCAATTTTGTGGATGTAGCCGGGACGTTTAACGGCTGGGGCGGCACGCCGCGGGTTTTGGCCGACCCCGAAGGCGACGGCATTTACAGCCTCACGATTGATGGATTTTCCCCCGGACAGACGATTCAGTTTAAGTTCCGCATCGACGGAGCCTGGGACGGGCGCGAAGAATTTCCCGGTGGCGGGGCCAACCGGAACTACACCGTCACCAGCGGGCCTAACGAGATCCTCGTGTGGTACAACGACGAGCTGCCGCCCGACGGGCCGCCCGTTGCAGGTTTCACTCCCCAATCTGTCAGTATTTTTGAAAACGGAGCTGTGTCCTTTTCCGACCTTTCCGGCGGAGAAGTCACCGAATGGGAGTGGCACTTTGAAGGCGGCGTACCAGCAAGCTCGCAGCAGCGCAACCCCGTAATCAGCTACCCGCAGGCAGGCAGCTATGGCGTAACCCTCATCGCCCGGCATCAGGATCTTGCCGATACGCTAAGTCTCACCGATGTTGTGCAGGTACAGGTGCGCGAAACGACGGCAACGCACTGGTGGAATCATACCGTTTTTTATGAAATGTTTGCCCGCAGCTTTTTTGACAGCTCAGGCGACGGCACCGGCGATTTTCAGGGGATGATTGAGAAGCTCGATTACCTCAACGACGGCGACCCTGAAAGCGGGGAGAGCCTCGGCATCACCGGTATTTGGCTGATGCCCATTCATCCGTCGCCGAATTATCACGGCTATGACGTGCTCGATTACACCTCCGTAAGCAGCGATTTCGGCAGCATGGAGACGTTCCGCACCTTCGTGGAAGAAGCGCAGGCCCGCGGCATACGGGTGATTATTGACTTCGTGCTCAATCACACCTCTTCGCAGCATCCCTGGTTCATCAATTCCCGCAACAACGTGCCCGGCTACCGCGACTACTACCGCTGGTCGGCCACGCATCCCGGCTACAACGGCCCGTGGGGGCAGCCGGTGTGGCATCAGCATGGCGGCTGGTTTTACTACGGCCTGTTTTGGGGCGGCATGCCGGATGTGAACTTCCACAACGAAGAAGTAAAGGAGAAGCTGTTTCAGGCGGCCGATTTCTGGCTCAGCGATGTGGGCATAGACGGCTTCCGGCTCGATGCGGTGACTTATATTTTTGAGGACGGGAGTCAGCTCGAGCACACCGAAGAGACCTTCGCTTTCTGGGCGGAGTTCAATGAGCGCGTGAAATCGAACAATCCGGAAGCCGTAACTGTGGGTGAAGCCTGGACGAGCACGGAGAACATCATCCCGTACGTGACCAACGACCGCCTCGATATTGCCTTCGAATTTGATCTGGCCTCGGCCATCCTCAACGCCGCGCGCAACGGTGATGCGCGTCCGCTGCGGAGTCAGATGCAGAAAGTGCACAACAGCTACCCCTATTTGCAGTACGCGACCTTCCTCACCAATCACGATCAGAACCGTGTGATGAACGAGTTGGGCGACGACTGGAACAAGGCGCGGACGGCGGCGTCCATTTACCTCACCCTGCCCGGCGTGCCGTTTTTGTACTACGGCGAGGAAATCGGCATGCGCGGCGCCAAGCCTGATCCGCAGATCCGCACGCCCATGCAGTGGACTGATGGCCCCAACGCGGGTTTCACAACCGGCACGCCCTGGATTAACCTGAACCCCGACTATCACATCCGGAACGTGGCGGTGCAGGCCGAAGACCCCAATTCCCTGCTCAACTGGTATCAGCGCCTGATTCAGGTGCGCAATCAGGAAATCGCGCTGCGGATTGGCGACTATCAGCCCGCGGAGGTCAGCCGCAACGCGCTGTTCGGCTTCGTGCGCACCTACGAGGAGGATCAGCTTCTGATCGCTGTCAACACCGGCAGCGGGGCAGTCACCGAGGCGGCCTTCGGCATGCCCGGCATTTCCCTGCAGCCCGGTACCTGGGAAGTGGATGAGCTCCTCAGCGGCAACACCCTTACCGTAACCGTCGAAGCCGGGAACCGCGTCATCATTCCCGCCCTTGCCGCGCATGGCGCGATGGTGCTGCGCATCGGCGGCATGGTTCCGGTCAGCACCGCCCCGACCGGCGAGCTCCCGCGACAGATGCAGCTGCATCAAAACTACCCGAACCCCTTCAACCCCATCACGCAAATCCGCTTCGAACTGGCTGAAGCTTCGGAGGTTTTCCTGAGCGTGTACAACCTGCAGGGGCAGCGGGTCGCAACCCTGGCGAACGGCCTGCATCAGTCCGGCATCCATCAGCTCGCCTTCGACGGTTCCGCCCTTGCAAGCGGCCTCTACCTGTACCGCCTCACCGCCGCGGGTCAGCAGCTCACCCGAAAAATGATGCTCATCAAATAA
- a CDS encoding YlbF family regulator — protein MSTLSPELQHHIQAFADALLATEQSDDFVKARTTFEGDETAIDLMTRLNTLSYELSRKQHAGTLEQHEIAQYKEVQEEFISNEVVAELEQRERMLVELMRECNHEISGMLGLDFAKDAAQSSCGCSS, from the coding sequence ATGAGTACCCTTTCCCCTGAGCTGCAGCATCACATCCAGGCGTTTGCAGATGCACTGCTCGCTACCGAGCAATCCGACGATTTTGTAAAAGCCCGTACCACATTTGAAGGCGATGAAACTGCCATCGACCTGATGACCCGCCTCAATACCCTATCCTATGAACTCAGCCGCAAGCAGCATGCCGGCACCTTAGAGCAGCATGAAATTGCGCAGTATAAAGAGGTACAGGAAGAATTTATCAGCAATGAAGTTGTTGCAGAACTTGAACAGCGTGAGCGTATGCTTGTGGAGCTGATGCGCGAATGCAACCATGAGATAAGCGGTATGCTAGGACTTGATTTTGCTAAGGATGCCGCCCAATCGTCCTGCGGATGCAGCAGTTAG
- a CDS encoding CotH kinase family protein, protein MFSTLNPESGFQMTAPNFRFLTTLLIFFFFSTPTADAWLSDDRQPPMEEPVMPVFLVMDEADLNRLYRRNPRSDDRLPGFVRWSERGRAQGLNGVRFRGNTSRYHVRKSFNIRFNRPQRELFRSDRLNLNAMFTDPSGMRERLAWQMFHEVGQPASKVRYMALHINGNYEGLGIHIQRIDENLLRQNGLDPRGTLIRDLTRRRGADAGLDRRSIFGFDLNSVPDQPAFLAGMFESRWSPDYNAIAELLQWVHDTPAGDAFEQGLRERFDVENLTDWLAIHYIIGDVDAFGDDFWLYRGRGATDKWKIIPWDHDLSFGRNERDGLTENRELGQFGRGLVQLNDFFAYEYPLDDAGWDNALIVKYHQSPGLRAQFEERILFLMDEVFTEAWFDAQIETLEEVIAPYMTRTRNGSGAFTLHERQHHGEPGRWAYHKENLRDFVELRYAFIRSMLLFDEPTAFHNYAKLQFAEGQTGRVLITDDAGWTFGALDLEAGSISGNPELLIYLRTAPDNDGILKDYHVEVTGGRIAGQLTLYYRNDIAPDGRDNWYKYPEAIGRQWQLRVLKDEGQLNSRPNPFSNKITATTTLSGTHLIQILHAD, encoded by the coding sequence ATGTTTTCAACCCTTAATCCCGAATCCGGATTTCAGATGACTGCACCAAATTTCAGATTCCTGACAACCCTTCTGATCTTCTTTTTCTTTTCGACACCGACAGCTGATGCCTGGCTTTCAGACGACCGTCAGCCGCCCATGGAAGAGCCGGTCATGCCGGTTTTTTTGGTGATGGATGAGGCGGACCTGAACCGGCTTTACCGCCGGAATCCGCGCTCGGATGACCGTCTGCCGGGTTTTGTGAGATGGAGCGAGCGGGGGCGGGCGCAGGGGCTGAACGGGGTTCGGTTTCGCGGCAATACCTCCCGCTATCATGTCCGGAAATCTTTCAACATCCGCTTTAACCGGCCGCAGCGGGAGCTGTTCAGAAGCGACCGCCTCAACCTGAACGCGATGTTTACCGACCCCTCCGGGATGCGGGAGCGGCTGGCGTGGCAGATGTTTCATGAGGTGGGTCAGCCAGCTTCAAAAGTGCGCTATATGGCCCTGCACATCAACGGCAACTACGAAGGCCTGGGCATTCACATTCAGCGGATTGATGAAAACCTTCTCCGGCAGAACGGCCTTGATCCGCGCGGAACCCTGATTCGGGACCTGACCCGCCGGCGCGGTGCTGATGCCGGACTCGACCGTCGCTCCATTTTCGGATTCGACCTCAACAGTGTTCCGGATCAGCCTGCATTTCTTGCCGGCATGTTCGAGTCCCGCTGGTCGCCCGATTACAACGCGATTGCCGAACTACTGCAATGGGTGCACGACACCCCCGCCGGTGACGCCTTTGAGCAGGGTTTGCGCGAGCGTTTCGATGTCGAAAACCTGACCGACTGGCTCGCGATTCACTACATCATCGGTGATGTGGATGCCTTCGGCGACGATTTCTGGCTGTACCGCGGGCGCGGGGCAACCGATAAGTGGAAGATCATCCCCTGGGATCACGACCTCAGTTTTGGCCGCAACGAACGCGATGGCCTGACCGAAAACCGGGAGCTCGGACAGTTCGGTCGCGGCCTCGTGCAGCTCAACGATTTCTTTGCTTACGAATATCCGCTTGATGATGCGGGCTGGGACAATGCCCTCATCGTGAAATACCATCAGTCGCCCGGTCTCCGCGCGCAGTTTGAAGAACGCATTTTATTTTTGATGGATGAAGTCTTTACCGAAGCCTGGTTTGATGCACAAATTGAGACGCTGGAAGAAGTCATCGCACCCTACATGACCCGCACCCGGAACGGCAGCGGCGCTTTTACCCTACACGAGCGGCAACATCACGGAGAGCCTGGACGCTGGGCTTATCACAAAGAAAACCTGCGCGATTTTGTGGAGCTGCGGTACGCGTTCATTCGAAGCATGCTCCTTTTTGATGAACCCACGGCCTTCCACAACTACGCGAAATTGCAGTTTGCGGAAGGACAAACAGGCCGAGTGCTCATCACCGATGATGCCGGCTGGACCTTCGGTGCCCTTGATCTCGAAGCCGGCAGCATAAGCGGAAATCCTGAATTGCTGATTTACCTGCGTACCGCCCCCGATAATGACGGCATTCTGAAAGACTATCATGTGGAAGTCACGGGCGGCCGCATAGCCGGGCAGCTCACGCTTTACTACCGCAACGACATTGCCCCGGACGGCCGCGACAACTGGTACAAATACCCCGAAGCCATCGGCCGCCAATGGCAACTCCGCGTGTTAAAGGATGAAGGTCAGCTGAACAGCCGCCCGAATCCGTTTTCTAACAAAATCACCGCAACAACTACCCTGAGCGGCACGCACCTGATTCAGATTTTGCACGCAGACTAA
- a CDS encoding YlbF family regulator produces MITLEDKTTLLKAAKELGEALKASPEYEQFREAQKVFDADADVQQLVHQYNEVVQQLQRLQQMQQKDEALMTRYRDLNHLIETHPVIHALMNAQKAWKNTAAAANAALTEKLGYDFADMAKAEGGCC; encoded by the coding sequence ATGATAACACTGGAAGATAAAACAACCCTGCTGAAAGCCGCAAAAGAACTGGGTGAGGCTTTAAAAGCATCCCCCGAGTATGAGCAGTTTCGGGAAGCGCAGAAAGTATTTGATGCCGATGCCGATGTGCAGCAGCTTGTGCATCAGTACAATGAGGTCGTGCAGCAATTACAGCGGCTGCAGCAGATGCAGCAAAAAGATGAGGCACTGATGACCCGCTACCGCGACCTGAATCATCTTATCGAGACCCATCCGGTAATTCATGCACTAATGAATGCCCAAAAAGCATGGAAGAATACCGCTGCCGCTGCTAATGCTGCCCTAACTGAAAAGCTTGGCTATGACTTCGCAGATATGGCCAAAGCTGAAGGCGGTTGTTGCTGA
- a CDS encoding DUF2905 domain-containing protein: MSPEIGRFLIYAGLVLLGLGLIITVFGSKLSWLGNLPGDIRIERGSSRVYFPIVTMILLSIVLTIIVNLFRRFF, from the coding sequence GTGTCTCCTGAAATTGGTCGTTTTTTGATTTATGCCGGACTCGTGCTGCTGGGCTTAGGACTCATCATTACGGTATTTGGCAGTAAGCTGAGCTGGCTCGGCAATCTGCCCGGTGATATCCGCATAGAGCGGGGCAGTTCCCGGGTGTACTTCCCGATAGTTACGATGATTCTGCTGAGTATTGTACTCACCATCATCGTCAATCTGTTCCGCCGTTTTTTTTGA
- a CDS encoding NRDE family protein, with translation MCTLSWQRNPSQNELYLVFSRDEMRVRVKAEPPKFFSRNGIRYMAPVDPQGEGTWIAANDRGLILCLLNDYMGKSAANYTGESKSRGLLVRKLITLEDGSPEAVRTYMNRQSAASMPYNPFNLVAFSGLREPEMWHWNGECLETIPNPPMPVVSAGREQDKTQRLRAKVFDQLRTQHGGLIPESALLHAHEQAEPKPQPYSIAMELPDKGTMSITKVRLQHTESELRVKMEYLGGSPLYKPYEVIAGLSLTIPKPIGTPL, from the coding sequence ATGTGTACCCTCAGCTGGCAGCGCAATCCGTCCCAAAACGAACTGTATCTCGTGTTCAGCCGGGATGAGATGCGGGTGCGGGTGAAGGCTGAGCCGCCGAAGTTTTTCAGCCGAAACGGCATTCGGTACATGGCGCCGGTTGATCCGCAGGGCGAGGGCACCTGGATTGCGGCCAACGACCGCGGCCTGATTTTGTGCCTGCTCAACGACTACATGGGGAAATCCGCCGCCAACTACACCGGCGAAAGCAAAAGCCGCGGTTTGCTCGTGCGCAAGCTCATCACTCTGGAAGACGGTAGCCCGGAAGCCGTGCGAACCTACATGAACCGGCAGTCGGCTGCTTCGATGCCGTACAATCCCTTCAACCTTGTTGCTTTCAGCGGACTGCGCGAACCCGAGATGTGGCACTGGAACGGCGAATGCCTCGAAACCATCCCCAACCCGCCCATGCCGGTTGTCTCCGCCGGCCGCGAACAGGACAAGACGCAGCGGCTCCGGGCAAAAGTTTTCGATCAGCTCAGGACGCAGCACGGCGGACTCATTCCCGAATCGGCCTTACTGCACGCGCATGAACAGGCCGAGCCGAAACCGCAGCCGTACAGCATTGCCATGGAGCTGCCCGATAAAGGCACGATGAGCATCACCAAAGTCAGGCTGCAGCACACGGAAAGCGAACTGCGGGTGAAGATGGAGTACCTGGGCGGGAGTCCGCTGTACAAACCTTATGAGGTGATTGCAGGCCTGAGCCTGACAATACCAAAACCTATCGGCACTCCTTTGTGA
- a CDS encoding response regulator codes for MKKILVVEDEVMLQIVISKMVEKAGFIPVGRVKSAKAATEAVHTHRPDLILMDVQLIGESNGIAAAREIRTFSKAPIIFLTGFHDALKEADLDGLQPCTLLTKPFDYQELSGKIQQAFERAEQL; via the coding sequence ATGAAAAAAATCCTCGTTGTCGAAGATGAAGTGATGCTGCAAATCGTCATTTCTAAAATGGTGGAGAAAGCTGGTTTTATTCCGGTAGGCAGGGTGAAATCTGCAAAAGCAGCGACGGAAGCCGTACATACCCACCGGCCTGATCTCATATTGATGGATGTGCAACTGATCGGTGAATCAAACGGCATAGCTGCGGCACGGGAAATCAGAACATTTAGTAAGGCACCGATTATTTTTCTCACGGGCTTTCATGATGCCCTTAAAGAGGCTGACCTGGACGGTCTTCAGCCCTGCACGCTGCTCACCAAGCCGTTTGATTATCAGGAGTTGTCCGGGAAAATACAGCAGGCTTTCGAACGCGCTGAACAGCTATGA
- a CDS encoding thiolase family protein, producing MQTDPATTPVFIDGVRTPFLKSGSDFKKMLAYDLARVAISGLLGKTGISPEAVDHTIVGTVIQEVRTANIAREAALAAGIPDSKPAHTVTMACISSNLALAQAADAIRLGRASAVIAGGTETMSDVPIRVSRRLRAKLLEAQKYKSPLEFLKILKGFKFADLKPELPAIAEFSTNDTMGASCDKLAAMFGISREDQDAFAISSHKRAAAAWESGYYNDEVIAMQPQPGREVVHHDNGIRGDSSPDKLAKLRPAFVKPYGTVTAANASFLTDGASAGLVMSLNKARASGLKPMAIIKDYIFVSQDPRHELLLGPAYATPRILERNGLKPDDIGVYEFHEAFAGQILANLKALSTESFMKDKVKTSIKPFDMPMDRFNLKGGSLSIGHPFGATGVRLVTTAARRLHEENARYALIAACAAGGQGHAMLLERFDG from the coding sequence ATGCAAACTGATCCCGCCACAACTCCCGTGTTTATAGACGGCGTACGCACGCCCTTTCTCAAATCGGGAAGCGATTTCAAGAAAATGCTGGCCTACGACCTCGCAAGGGTCGCCATTTCCGGATTGCTGGGCAAAACCGGCATCAGTCCGGAAGCCGTTGACCACACTATCGTTGGTACAGTGATTCAGGAGGTGCGTACCGCGAACATCGCCCGGGAAGCCGCGCTTGCTGCGGGCATCCCCGATTCCAAACCGGCGCATACGGTCACCATGGCCTGCATCTCCTCGAACCTCGCGCTTGCGCAGGCCGCAGACGCCATCCGCCTCGGACGCGCCTCCGCCGTGATTGCCGGCGGCACCGAAACCATGAGCGACGTGCCCATCCGCGTCTCCCGACGCCTGCGCGCCAAATTGCTGGAAGCGCAGAAATACAAGTCCCCCCTCGAATTCCTGAAAATCCTCAAGGGCTTCAAATTTGCGGACCTCAAGCCGGAACTGCCCGCAATCGCCGAATTCTCGACCAACGACACCATGGGCGCAAGCTGCGACAAGCTGGCAGCTATGTTCGGCATCAGCCGCGAAGATCAGGACGCCTTCGCGATTTCCTCCCACAAACGCGCCGCCGCCGCCTGGGAATCCGGCTACTATAATGATGAAGTCATTGCTATGCAGCCGCAGCCGGGCCGCGAAGTCGTACACCACGACAACGGCATCCGCGGCGACTCAAGCCCCGACAAACTCGCCAAACTGCGTCCAGCCTTCGTGAAGCCCTACGGCACCGTCACCGCGGCCAATGCCTCCTTCCTCACGGACGGCGCCTCGGCAGGTCTCGTGATGTCGCTCAACAAAGCCCGGGCAAGCGGCCTCAAACCGATGGCCATCATCAAAGACTACATCTTTGTCTCGCAGGATCCCCGCCATGAGCTTTTGTTAGGTCCCGCTTACGCCACGCCGCGCATCCTCGAACGCAACGGCCTCAAGCCCGACGACATCGGCGTGTACGAGTTCCACGAGGCCTTCGCCGGACAGATTCTGGCCAACCTCAAAGCGCTGTCCACCGAAAGCTTCATGAAAGACAAAGTGAAGACGAGCATCAAACCCTTCGACATGCCGATGGACCGCTTCAACCTGAAGGGCGGCTCGCTTTCCATCGGGCATCCGTTCGGTGCTACCGGCGTTCGGCTCGTGACGACCGCGGCCCGCCGCCTGCACGAAGAAAACGCGCGCTACGCGCTCATCGCGGCCTGTGCTGCCGGCGGACAAGGCCATGCCATGCTCTTAGAGCGATTCGACGGATGA